Proteins encoded by one window of Streptomyces sp. LX-29:
- a CDS encoding alpha/beta fold hydrolase: MFLDLPLEQLRDYRPPLPEPAGFDAFWDRTLTEARKYELDAVFSESDAGLARLSTYDAEFSGFGGHRIRGWLLVPREAAAPLPCVVQFIGYNGGRSLPYSWLLWPSAGYAVFVMDSRGQGWSPHGPGATPDPVGGTGPEVPGMLTRGVLSPDDYYYRRLYTDAVRAVEAARTHPAVDAARIVVSGASQGGGLALAAAGLVPDLAGALVDVPFMTHIRRAVEITDMDPYGELARYLAGQRDLAERVFATLDHFDGLNFAARASAPALFSTALRDEVTPTSGGFAAYNHYGGEKELRVWSFNGHEGGGVHQQAEQVRYVRRLLG, translated from the coding sequence GTGTTCCTCGACCTGCCCCTGGAGCAGTTGCGGGACTACCGGCCGCCGCTGCCCGAGCCCGCCGGCTTCGACGCCTTCTGGGACCGGACGCTGACCGAGGCACGCAAGTACGAGCTCGACGCGGTGTTCTCGGAGTCGGATGCGGGGCTGGCCCGGCTGAGCACCTACGACGCGGAGTTCTCCGGCTTCGGCGGGCATCGGATCCGGGGCTGGCTGCTGGTCCCGCGGGAGGCTGCGGCGCCGCTGCCCTGTGTGGTGCAGTTCATCGGCTACAACGGCGGCCGGAGCCTGCCGTACAGCTGGCTGCTGTGGCCGTCCGCGGGGTACGCGGTCTTCGTCATGGACAGCCGCGGGCAGGGCTGGAGCCCGCACGGCCCCGGCGCCACCCCGGACCCGGTCGGCGGCACCGGCCCGGAGGTGCCGGGGATGCTGACCAGGGGCGTGCTCAGCCCGGACGACTACTACTACCGGCGGCTGTACACCGACGCCGTGCGGGCCGTGGAGGCGGCCCGCACGCACCCGGCGGTGGACGCCGCGCGGATCGTCGTCAGCGGCGCGAGCCAGGGCGGCGGGCTGGCGCTGGCCGCCGCGGGGCTGGTGCCCGACCTGGCCGGCGCGCTCGTCGACGTCCCCTTCATGACGCACATCCGGCGCGCCGTGGAGATCACGGACATGGACCCGTACGGCGAGCTGGCGCGCTACCTCGCAGGGCAGCGGGACCTGGCGGAGCGCGTGTTCGCCACCCTGGACCACTTCGACGGGCTCAACTTCGCCGCCCGCGCGAGCGCGCCCGCCCTCTTCTCCACCGCGCTGCGCGACGAGGTCACGCCGACCTCCGGGGGCTTCGCCGCGTACAACCACTACGGGGGCGAGAAGGAGCTCAGGGTCTGGTCCTTCAACGGGCACGAGGGCGGGGGCGTGCACCAACAGGCGGAACAGGTCCGGTATGTGCGGCGGCTGCTGGGCTGA
- a CDS encoding DUF4440 domain-containing protein, which yields MAFAAAFNSGSPEELARVYADGAVFVPRPGESVTGRELRAANTEFQALGLPISVRPRHTYVADDIALLIVDWVIDGRRPDGEHVRLEGTATDVARRGPDGRWRYVIDNPFGTASPPAPRS from the coding sequence ATGGCCTTCGCCGCCGCGTTCAACTCCGGCAGTCCCGAGGAGCTCGCCCGGGTCTACGCCGACGGGGCGGTGTTCGTGCCCCGCCCCGGGGAGTCGGTCACCGGCCGCGAACTGCGGGCCGCCAACACCGAGTTCCAGGCGCTGGGACTGCCGATCAGCGTCCGCCCCCGGCACACCTACGTCGCCGACGACATCGCCCTGCTCATCGTCGACTGGGTCATCGACGGCCGTCGACCGGACGGCGAGCACGTCCGTCTGGAGGGGACCGCCACCGATGTGGCCCGCCGTGGGCCGGACGGCCGCTGGCGGTACGTGATCGACAACCCGTTCGGCACGGCGTCCCCGCCCGCGCCACGGAGCTGA
- a CDS encoding helix-turn-helix domain-containing protein, with translation MAHQTDTDAWDGDLVPSPRGRTARPEADCPVEIALAAVSGRWTTLVLRELMHAPQSFGTLRERLPEISPKVLSERLHTLRERGLVAQERLPGFPVRTRYTLTTAGLALRPLLIELYRTGERLHELSAVAGPAGEAHDAVSHAVRPTGRATG, from the coding sequence GTGGCTCACCAAACGGATACCGACGCCTGGGACGGAGACCTGGTGCCGTCCCCGCGCGGGCGCACCGCCCGGCCGGAGGCGGACTGCCCGGTGGAGATCGCCCTGGCCGCGGTGTCGGGCCGCTGGACCACGCTGGTCCTGCGGGAGCTGATGCACGCCCCGCAGTCGTTCGGCACCCTGCGGGAGCGCCTGCCGGAGATCAGTCCCAAGGTGCTCTCCGAGCGGCTGCACACGCTCCGCGAGCGCGGCCTGGTCGCCCAGGAGCGGCTTCCCGGATTCCCCGTCCGCACCCGATACACGCTCACCACGGCCGGACTCGCCCTGCGGCCGCTGCTCATCGAGCTGTACCGCACGGGGGAGCGGCTGCACGAGCTCTCGGCCGTGGCCGGCCCGGCCGGCGAGGCGCACGACGCCGTATCCCACGCCGTGCGCCCCACCGGCCGGGCGACCGGGTAG
- a CDS encoding amino acid ABC transporter ATP-binding protein, whose protein sequence is MSAETRPEGPAIRVEGLHKSFGELEVLRGIDLTVGRGEVVCVIGPSGSGKSTLLRCVNLLEEPSSGTVTVDGTEVTDPEVDIDRVRRRIGMVFQSFNLFPHLTALENLTLAQRRVLRRDKAQAGEIARRNLARVGLTDKESVYPAQLSGGQQQRVAIARALSMDPELMLFDEPTSALDPELVGDVLAVMRSLADEGMTMLVVTHEMSFAREVADRVVFMDEGVIVEQGRPAEVIGAPRRERTRAFLKRVLDPSAARVGEAPDTEAPDTEPPGTRGSTADTGPPWARGDY, encoded by the coding sequence GTGTCCGCGGAAACGCGTCCGGAGGGCCCGGCGATCCGGGTCGAGGGGCTGCACAAGTCCTTCGGCGAGCTGGAGGTGCTCCGAGGCATCGACCTCACGGTGGGGCGGGGCGAGGTGGTCTGCGTCATCGGCCCGTCCGGCTCGGGCAAGTCCACGCTGCTGCGCTGTGTGAACCTGCTGGAGGAGCCCAGCTCGGGAACGGTGACGGTGGACGGCACCGAGGTCACCGACCCGGAGGTGGACATCGACCGGGTCAGGCGACGGATCGGCATGGTCTTCCAGTCCTTCAACCTCTTCCCGCACCTGACCGCCCTGGAGAACCTCACCCTGGCGCAGCGGCGGGTACTGCGCCGTGACAAGGCGCAGGCGGGCGAGATCGCCCGGCGCAATCTGGCCCGGGTCGGGCTGACCGACAAGGAGTCCGTCTATCCGGCCCAGCTCTCGGGCGGGCAGCAGCAGCGGGTGGCCATCGCGCGGGCGCTGTCGATGGACCCCGAGCTGATGCTGTTCGACGAGCCGACCTCGGCGCTCGACCCGGAGCTGGTCGGCGACGTGCTGGCGGTGATGCGCTCACTGGCCGACGAGGGCATGACGATGCTGGTCGTCACGCACGAGATGAGCTTCGCCCGGGAGGTGGCGGACCGGGTCGTCTTCATGGACGAGGGGGTGATCGTCGAGCAGGGCCGCCCCGCCGAGGTCATCGGCGCCCCGCGGCGGGAACGGACGCGCGCGTTCCTGAAGCGGGTGCTCGATCCGTCGGCCGCGCGGGTCGGGGAGGCGCCGGACACGGAGGCGCCGGACACGGAGCCGCCCGGAACGCGCGGGTCGACCGCTGACACGGGGCCGCCCTGGGCGCGGGGCGACTACTGA
- a CDS encoding amino acid ABC transporter permease, with translation MAMTRRRRARMVRTAQYAVLVAALLAVALAADWGELRRAFFDVEVARSLFPDIITTALVNTVVYTLFGFGFGLVLGLVLALMRLSQVPPYRWLSIAYIEFFRGVPALLVFIALGFGVPLAFHVALDRYVTVMLALGLVGAAYMAETIRAGIQAVPKGQMEAARSLGMSHGRAMVSVVIPQAFRIVLPPLTNELILLTKDSSLVYLLGLSLDQYELAKFGRDALNQHRSLTPILVAGLCYLLITLPLGHLVRRLEARTAKAR, from the coding sequence ATGGCAATGACTCGTCGGCGGCGGGCGCGGATGGTGCGCACGGCACAGTACGCCGTGCTGGTGGCGGCGCTGCTCGCCGTCGCCCTGGCCGCGGACTGGGGTGAGCTGCGACGCGCCTTCTTCGACGTCGAGGTCGCCCGGTCCCTGTTCCCCGACATCATCACCACCGCCCTGGTCAACACCGTCGTCTACACCCTGTTCGGCTTCGGCTTCGGCCTCGTGCTGGGGCTGGTGCTGGCGCTGATGCGGCTGTCGCAGGTGCCGCCGTACCGCTGGCTGTCGATCGCGTACATCGAGTTCTTCCGCGGTGTGCCCGCGCTGCTCGTCTTCATCGCGCTGGGCTTCGGCGTACCGCTGGCCTTCCATGTGGCGCTGGACCGCTATGTCACGGTGATGCTGGCGCTGGGGCTGGTCGGCGCCGCGTACATGGCGGAGACGATCCGCGCGGGCATCCAGGCGGTCCCCAAGGGGCAGATGGAGGCGGCGCGCTCGCTGGGCATGTCCCATGGGCGGGCGATGGTCTCGGTGGTCATCCCCCAGGCGTTCCGGATCGTCCTGCCGCCGCTCACCAACGAGTTGATCCTGCTCACCAAGGACTCCTCGCTGGTGTATCTGCTCGGGCTCTCGCTCGACCAGTACGAGCTGGCCAAGTTCGGCCGGGACGCGCTCAACCAGCACCGCAGCCTGACCCCGATCCTGGTCGCCGGGCTGTGCTACCTGCTGATCACCCTCCCCCTCGGCCATCTGGTCCGACGGCTGGAGGCCCGTACCGCGAAGGCGAGGTGA
- a CDS encoding transporter substrate-binding domain-containing protein: MSARSALPVIATATTAALLLAGCTSTESTDSDGSKISLVSSGKLTTCTHLPYEPFQFKEGKKVVGFDVDLVDLVAEELDVEQEIVDTPFDGIQSGEDLNIRKCDVAAAGMTITKVRDENMDFSAPYFEATQALITKKGKPYRSLADLRGRKLAVQEKTTGEVYAKEHGDGVKVVQFEDLALLLTAVKTGQVDAGINDNGVLYDYVKDNPDTDVSAEFDTGETYGIGVRTGNDALRKKIDAVLEKARDDGRYDAIYKKWFGAAPEKTEKS, from the coding sequence GTGTCCGCTCGCTCCGCGTTGCCTGTCATAGCCACTGCCACCACCGCCGCCCTGCTGCTGGCGGGTTGCACCAGCACCGAGTCGACCGACTCGGACGGTTCGAAGATCAGTCTTGTCTCGTCCGGGAAGCTGACGACCTGCACTCATCTGCCGTACGAACCCTTCCAGTTCAAGGAGGGCAAGAAGGTCGTCGGCTTCGACGTGGACCTGGTCGACCTGGTCGCCGAGGAGTTGGACGTCGAGCAGGAGATCGTGGACACGCCGTTCGACGGCATCCAGTCCGGCGAGGATCTCAACATCCGCAAGTGCGATGTGGCGGCGGCCGGGATGACGATCACCAAGGTCCGCGACGAGAACATGGACTTCTCCGCCCCCTACTTCGAGGCCACCCAGGCCCTCATCACCAAGAAGGGCAAGCCCTACCGGTCCCTCGCCGACCTCAGGGGCAGGAAGCTGGCCGTTCAGGAGAAGACCACGGGCGAGGTGTACGCCAAGGAGCACGGCGACGGCGTGAAGGTGGTCCAGTTCGAGGACCTCGCACTGCTGCTGACCGCCGTGAAGACCGGCCAGGTGGACGCCGGGATCAACGACAACGGCGTGCTCTACGACTACGTCAAGGACAACCCCGACACGGACGTCAGCGCCGAGTTCGACACCGGTGAGACGTACGGCATCGGCGTGCGGACCGGAAACGACGCACTGCGCAAGAAGATCGACGCGGTGCTCGAGAAGGCCAGGGACGACGGCCGCTACGACGCCATCTACAAGAAGTGGTTCGGCGCCGCGCCCGAGAAGACCGAGAAGAGCTGA
- a CDS encoding Rrf2 family transcriptional regulator, whose amino-acid sequence MKMGEGVEWGLHCCLTLAWLGADTPVPTARLAAAFELPPAYLNKRLQALVRAGLLTSTPGARGGFRLARPPEAITLMDVVTAVEGPEDPFRCAEIRQQGIGAGLPAAEFAQPCAFTTAMRRAELAWRRELAAQTLADIMAAAPASAAERTRRWFERPVAR is encoded by the coding sequence ATGAAGATGGGTGAAGGTGTCGAGTGGGGGCTGCACTGCTGCCTGACGCTGGCGTGGCTCGGTGCCGACACACCGGTGCCGACGGCCAGGCTCGCGGCGGCTTTCGAGCTGCCCCCGGCGTATCTCAACAAGCGACTGCAGGCCCTTGTCCGGGCCGGCCTGCTGACCTCCACCCCGGGGGCTCGGGGCGGCTTCCGGCTGGCCCGCCCACCGGAGGCGATCACGTTGATGGACGTGGTCACGGCGGTCGAGGGGCCGGAGGACCCGTTCCGCTGCGCGGAGATCCGTCAGCAGGGGATCGGCGCCGGGCTGCCGGCGGCGGAGTTCGCCCAGCCCTGTGCGTTCACCACCGCCATGCGTCGGGCAGAGCTCGCCTGGCGGCGGGAGCTGGCGGCCCAGACTCTGGCGGACATCATGGCCGCCGCGCCGGCCTCGGCCGCCGAGCGGACCCGGCGCTGGTTCGAACGGCCCGTCGCGCGCTGA
- a CDS encoding hydroxyacid dehydrogenase, producing MDPVHLPRLFPGPLLDRLAASVRVPRAAAPRPVAAGGVDPAEAEVLITGWGCVPLTAEVLDALPKLRAVVHAAGSVKAHITPECWDRELVVCSAAAANAVPVAEFALAAILLSGKDAWRLSGRYAAEHRFPTAAETARVGNLRRRVGIVGASRIGRRVIALLRPFDVEVAVYDPHLPPAEARELGVRSMPLDALVAGSDVLSLHAPALPETRHLLDARRLALMPDGATLVNTARGALVDTEALTHALVAGRLSAVLDVTEPEPLPADSPLYRLPNVLLTPHIAGALGNELERLGTAATEEVERLLSGAPPRHRVLRGDLDRIA from the coding sequence ATGGATCCCGTCCACCTTCCACGGCTGTTCCCCGGCCCGCTGCTGGACCGGCTGGCCGCGTCCGTGCGCGTTCCGCGCGCCGCGGCGCCCCGGCCGGTGGCCGCGGGCGGGGTGGATCCGGCCGAGGCGGAGGTGCTGATCACCGGCTGGGGATGCGTCCCGCTGACCGCCGAGGTGCTCGACGCGCTGCCGAAGCTGCGGGCCGTGGTGCACGCCGCCGGCAGCGTCAAGGCGCACATCACGCCGGAGTGTTGGGACCGGGAACTGGTCGTCTGTTCGGCGGCCGCCGCCAACGCGGTGCCCGTCGCCGAGTTCGCCCTGGCCGCGATCCTGCTCAGCGGCAAGGACGCCTGGCGGCTGAGCGGACGGTACGCCGCCGAGCACCGCTTCCCCACCGCCGCGGAGACCGCGCGGGTCGGCAACCTCCGGCGACGGGTGGGAATCGTGGGCGCCTCCCGGATCGGCCGGCGGGTGATCGCCCTGCTGCGACCGTTCGACGTGGAGGTGGCGGTGTACGACCCGCACCTGCCGCCGGCGGAGGCCCGGGAGCTGGGCGTACGGTCGATGCCGCTGGACGCGCTGGTGGCGGGCAGCGACGTGCTCAGCCTGCACGCCCCCGCGCTGCCCGAGACACGCCACCTGCTGGACGCCCGCCGGCTCGCCCTGATGCCGGACGGGGCCACCCTCGTCAACACCGCGCGGGGCGCGCTGGTGGACACCGAGGCGCTGACGCACGCGCTCGTGGCGGGGCGCCTCTCCGCCGTGCTCGACGTCACCGAGCCGGAACCGCTGCCGGCCGACTCGCCGCTCTACCGGTTGCCGAACGTGCTGCTCACGCCGCACATCGCGGGCGCGCTCGGCAATGAGCTGGAGCGGCTGGGGACGGCGGCGACGGAGGAGGTGGAGCGGCTGTTGTCCGGCGCGCCACCACGCCACCGTGTCCTGCGGGGCGACCTGGACCGGATCGCGTAG